TGGTTCCATTTCATTTTTCGGATCAGATTTTGAGTTTTACAGACCAATCTCTTATGTTAGCAAAAGAACTGGATGTACCATCTGCTGTGATTTGGGTTAGGTTATCTTTACCATATATGGATCACATCCGAAATTTAAAAGTTTCTGTAGGGAATGGAAAAGAAGACACTGTCTATCACGATTGGTTTCCAAGAATGTTAGAGTATCATAAGAAAAATGGGATTCCATTTTGGAATATGAACGACGATCCAAATTATACCTGCAACAACTTTAGTGATGCAGGTCATATGTCACCGACTTGTTATGATGAGTATACTGATTTTATTTTTAAAAACTTGTTTCAGTCTTTAGTAAAAGGTGCTCGGTAAAACTCAGTTCTATTTTGAACGTCATTTGGTGAAAGTTTTTCTGGATCTGTAGGATTTGGTTTGGTTGGATTCTGTGGTTGGGGTTTGTTATTGTTTTCTTTATCCACTGAATATCCATAATAATAACCATGAACAATTTCTACCACGGTAACAGGTGTATCAGAGTTTACGTTCTGAATTTCTACAGTGATTTCGTCTGGTGGGGCTAACAATTCAAAGACCCACTGTACTTCCCCTTCAATTTTTTCCTTTCTTAGAATGGATGGGTTTTCGTTTTGTCCGTTGCCAGAATAAACAGTTAGAACCCATTCTTTTAGTTTTCCATCAGTAGCTACCCCAATGCCTATGGATTGAGGTGAGGCTTCTCCGGCTTTTAAATCAAATCGAATGGCACCACCTTTGGCAACAGCACCATAGAGTCTTTTTTTCGAAAGAGTAGGATAGAGAGCCAAATCTTGGATTCTAGTTGTGACTTCTTTTACATTTTGGCTCAGGACGGAAGGTTCGGAATGGAGGGTTTGTATGGTTACCAGTACAATTCCAACCGAGGCGATCAAAGAGTATCTCATTCTCTTAATAGGACTAAAAAAAGGAATTCATTACAAGCAAAAGAAAAAGAAATTATGGCGAACAATTTCGAAATTTAGCCAATTCTTGGACTAACGATTGGCGTTCTTCCGGGGCTAGATTACTTCTATTTTTCGATTGTACTTCCATTCTTTCCAAAGCAGGCCGAAATTTAGGGGAACAGTTACTACTAAAATACTGGTAAGCACTAGTCCTGTCAGATTCATTATCGCTAATCAATTTATAAAACTCAAATACGGAATGATTGTCCTCACTTGAAAAGTTCAAAATAACATATGTTTTGTGACATTCGCTGAGAGTGAGGGCTGGGACTTTTGTATGTCTACAATTGAGCGCAACATCTGATTCTAAAAATGCTAACATTTCCTCGTAAGAAAAATCTCGAAATGGTTTGCCTTTTGGAACTGAAACTTTTGAATTTTTAGGTCCAGAATTTTCTTTTGTATTAGTTTTTTGTGAAATAGTAGATTCTTGTTTAGTTTCTGCAGTGGGGGTATGTTTTGGTTCTTCCACCTGAAGAAAATTGGTAACCACTTTTGGTTTCTGGTAAGGGTTGGTTACTGTTAAATCATAAGGTCCTGACTTGGCATCTGTTGTATCTACTTTTAGGTCGATCCGTTCAGATGATTTTACTTCCTTACTCAAAATGGGAAGGGATTCATTTTTTTTAGTGATATCTACTTTTGTTGCATCTAAAAAATGTTCTCCTTCAATGGTTAGGTTGGAAATTGTTTTTTCTGACTTAGTTTCTGATTTGGGAAGAACGATGGGTTTTTCTTCTTCTGTCACTACTAGAGGTGGTTCAGAAATGATGACTTCTAAATCTTTCCATACAGACCAAACTGCAGGTTTCTTAAATAAGTTTAAGGGCGCAGTCCTTACTAAGTACATTCCTGAAGGGAGGTCTTCAATGGAATGATACGGTGTATCGATCTTCTTATCAGTAATGATTTTGCCAGACTTTTCTTTGATTTGGATTTGATACCCACTGGCATCAGGAATGGGTTTCCAAGCAATGAGTTTGGTTCCTTCCTGAGCTCCGATAGAAAACGAAACCAAACATAAAAATAATAAAAATTGTTTTGTATTTAGTTTCATCGTTTCTCTTTATACAATCGTTTTGGTGAAATGAATTCAATATCAGAAGGTTTTAAAGATTTAAACTGATCTAATGCCAGAATAAAACTTCCCTTTCTCGACAATAACAAGTTGGAATCTTTATATACACTGAGGTCCCAAGAGAAGGTTCCTTCATCTAAGATTCCTAAATCTTTTAGGCTGTGTTTGGATTCTTTTGTTGTGATTTTATAGATTGCTGATTTTTTGTCGGCTATATGTTGGTATAAAACCAAATCATATTTGTCTGGGGTGGTTCCAGATACCTTCCATTGAAAGTCTAAACTATTTTTTCCCTTCATTTGAACGATGGTTCCGTTCGGTGACATCATCTCAAGTTTAGGTTCTTGTTTGTTTTCGTTTGGTTCTTCTATGGGTTCTTGTTTTTTCTTTTTATCGACAACAGTAAAACTAAGTATTGTTGAAGTTTCCGTTTCTTTTCCTTCTTTTGATTTACCAACGAGACTCGCATAAAAATTTCCTTTCCCGAGTTCGTTCCAGTTTGGCAGAAGAAAGTTAGAACTAGTTTCTTCGGAAAAAACAATGTTTTTCATTTTGGGATCATTTGCTATTTTTAGTTGGTAGGATTTTAATTCTGCATTCCCATCCCAAATGAGAATTGCTTGGTTTTGTTTAATTTCATCAGCAGAAATTTCTGATTCATTTGTTGGCCTTAACCATTTAGGTGCAGGAATAGAATTTTGTTTTTTGATGATAAAGGATAAAACTTGGCTTTCACGATCCTTGGTATCAGGAAAAGAAGATTTCGCGATTACCTTCCAGTAGTATGTTCCTTCCTTTAAATCATCATAAGAAATCTGATTGGCCGTGGTTTCTAATTGTTTGATTGGGTTTGTGAGTTTTGGAGAATTTGATAAAACTAATTTATATGAATTTGCAGTTGTTAGTTTTGACCAAGTGAGTGTGACCAATGGAAATGTTTGAACAAAAGGAAAAACTGCTCCTTGTTCTGGTGATTCTCCTTGGAAGGACTCAAGTTTTGTGACAAAGAATTTATTGATTTCGCTAAATTCAAAATCTGTGCCTTGTTTATTTTTAACTTTTAATCTCCAATAAAAGGTTCCTTCCTTTAGCCGGAAAGAGGTTTGTGTTCCTTCCACTTTTTCGTTAATTAACGTCATTTGAAAGTTAGGTGATCTTGAGATTTCTAAATTAGAATCTTTGTATCCTGGTTCCAACTTCCACTGGAAGTGGACTGAAACATCGTCTGGCTCTGTATAAAATAATTTTTGAGAAGTAGGAGCGACAAGAACAACGGGTATTTTTTTGATTTCAATTCCTGTTTTTTTGAACTCAGCTTTTTTCCCTTCTTCCACAGCTAGAGATTTACCGTCCTTTTGTTTAACTGTGGTTTTTCCTTTTTCTACAAATAAACTAAGTTCTCGTTCTTTAGATTTCTCGATTTTGACATTTCCAGAATCTACATTGATTTCGCTTCCTGAACTTGTGATTTTTAATTGGTTGGGTTTAGAATCATCTTTTTTCACTTCCAGTGAACCTTGAGTGAATTCTAAATTTGGTTCTTCTCCCGTTAAATCCAAGTTAAACATTGAGTTTTCATCAATGTTAATTTCTGTTCCATCTTTTAATCGAATCAGAGCGTCAGAAAATGCTTCCGATCGAATCGTATCTTTATTTGTCAGAGGGCTATTATTTTCTAATTTTTCCCATATGACTTCGTCTTCAAATTTTCTTTGGACAATATTGTTTTTAAAAAAAATAGTTCCAACAACTTCGCGGTCGCCAATTCCAATTTTGCGATTTAAATCCAAATAAAACAATATCGAAAATAAAAAAGCAACACCGAGTAGGGTAAATAAGACGAGACGATCTCGTTTGTCTAAATTCATTTTTTCCCCTTTTTCACTGCTGTGATTCCAACTAACTTTTGTAATTCACTTAAGCTTTTGGGGCAATCGGGATCTGACTTTCTGCCAAGAACTGCATAAACTTTCTGAGCTTTGGATTTTCCTTTTAGCTCAATCTCTCCCATACTGATGACATGGTAATCTGATTTTATTTCTTGGTAAGTGGTATCCGTAATTAGAATGTCTGTTTGCGTTTCTTTGTTTAGAGACTCGACACGGGAGGCAAGGTTTACTGAATCTCCGATCACTGTGTATTCCATTTTATCTGAGCTACCGATCTGGCCTGCAATCACATATCCAGTGTTAATCCCACATCCAATTTGGATGATTGGTTTTTTGACACTCCCTCTTCCTTGGTTAAATTCAATGAGTCTGTCGCGCATACGGAGTGCTGCATCCACTGTTGCTTTCGCATGTTGCCTGTGGTCACGAAGAGCACCCCAAGTTGCCATGATAGCATCCCCGATAAATTTATCTACAGTCCCTCCGGTTTCTTGAACACATTTTACCATCTCTGTCATGTACTGGTTTAAAAATTCTACAACCTCTTCTGGTTGTAACTTTTCGGAGATTGATGTGAAACTTCGTATATCTGAGAAAAAGATTGTACAATACTTTCTCTGGCCTCCAATGGAAAGTTTTCCTTTCGCTGCAAGTTCTGCAATGTCTTGGTTCACAAACCTTCCAAAGGAATCTTTTAGTTTTTCACGTTCTTCTAAACCGCGTCCCATACTCACAAACGATTTAGTTAATGTTCCAATTTCATCATGAGTGGTTGCATGAAGTTCAATATGGTAATTACCTCTTCGAATTTCTTCAGAAGCATCTACTAATTTTAGAATGGGTGTTGATAGTGACTTTGCAAAAATATAAACAACAATAAACGATAGGGCTAGTGAAACGATTAAGATATAAACATTTCGTTTTTGAATGTTATTAACTTCTTCAAAAATTTTTGCTTCACGAACTTGAGAGATTACCCCTACACCTCCGAGTCCCAGTTTTTTGAATGATCCGAGATAAGACACACCATCTTTGGATTCATAACGAAACTGACCGTTATCAACCGTAGACTTTTTCATTCTTTCTACAATAGGCAGATCATTTAAATTGATTCCGGACAAAACTACTTTGGCATCAGGATGAGCAAGGACACTTCCATCTTCACTAACAAGAAAGGTTTCTACTGGCCCTGAGGTTTGAAAGGCATCAAGTAGGCTATCCAGTTTGATTAGTGTAACTAGAATTGTATGTGTGTCTTTTGATTCTGATAGAGGGAAACTAAGACAAAGAATGGGATGGCGGAAATAGGGACTTGCATTCCATATAACAGTAGTTCCGCTGAATGATTTTTTTAATTTTGGTTGGATGTTTTTTAGTAATGTTCTTACTTCTGCTTTTTGGTAATCGTATTTTTGTAAAAATTCATCATTGAGTGCTTCAAATTTTGGATTTAGGCTAACGTCATAGGCACCAATCAATAGAAAGTTTTGGTCTTCTTCAAATAACTCTTTGGCAATGGCATTACTTGAATTGGGATTTCTAAGAATGGCCGATGCAGTAATATGGACATCCTGTTTCATCGAATGTAAATCCGACTTCACTTTTAAAGAAAGGATTTCATTGATTTTGATGTTGTTTTCTTTAACTCGAACCTCACTATCTTTTCTGAAAAAATAAGAAGCAAGAAAGATGATCCCCGACATCGAAACAAGTAAAACAATCGAGGTAATGAGTAGGAGTTTGTATCGAATTGGAAATTGCAATTCCCCGTGGGACAGGGAATCCTTGGAAAAGAGAGAGCGGAGTTTTAGCAATATCGTTTTCATATCATTGGTACTTTTACCAACTTCACAAAAAACGGTGCCAGAGAAAAAGTAAAATTGAAAGGGTAAGTTATTTTTTTACTATGGGCAGGCCAAATCGACGTTATACGTTTGTCGGAATGGATATTCAGGAATCGTAAATGTAGTCTGCCGTACTACAGTGTCAGGATAACCGTCCTGTTTCGTCAGGTCTCCCAAACAAACGGCTCTGTATGTTCCTGGGTTTAGGTATTTGATTTTAGCATCCTGTTTTGCTGGTGTCGCAGCAAGAGGCAAAACGTTGATAAATTCTTCTTCGTGATACCGGAAAATGCCATAATAATGTAACAATGAGTTACCACCACCAGAGATAGTGAGGCTGGATGCCGTTTCTGGATAGATGATTCTCGCTCTTGTCAAGATATTTCCGCCGGCGTCTCCTTCCCCATTATGGTCATAAAAAATATCGCTTACGCCAACATAAGTAACTGGAGTTCCTCGAGTGGATAAGTAAGAATGCAACATTAGGTTTTCTTTTAAATTGATCCTTACTTCTAAAATGTAAGGATCAAACCCATCCCGAATCATCATATCCGATTGGATCGCTTGAGTAAAAAGTTGAGAATATAAGGCAGGAAACATTTTTGGAACAATTGTGCTTTTGGCAGAAGAAGTAGTGCCCGCTACATAGTTGTTACGTGGAACAATATTCAAGGCATTGATGAGAGGCCTATTGTCAAAACGACTAGATATTGGTGCTCCTGCATCCAGTGCGTACCCTGTCACAAGCGAACGAAAATAAATCCCTGCATAGTAATACTCGCGTCCAAACCAATACCTTCCGGTCGTTAGCGCTGATGCAACTCCACCAACAGTTTCAGAAGAAGGATCATTGGATGGGAACTGAGCACCGATTCCATTAAAAAAGTCATAGGCTTTCATAATCCCGTTACTTTCTGTACATGTATTGTTATCAAAAGAGTAAGTAACCGTACAAAACACCTGCCTGTTAGGTGCGATGAAGTCCCAGAATCTATTGGAATCTATCGTGTCTCGAATTTGTGTCAGTTCATTAAAACCTTTCTCAAATTTACTGGATATCCTTACCTCTCCAATATCAAGAAAGATAGGCATATTTCCGGCTTTGGGTTGGTTGACCAAAGTCATTATTGGATCAAGACCTTCCCCTTGAGCATCAACATATAAATCTCCGGTTCCATTATTCAGTTCACTCCAGTCGAGTGGATTGTCTGTAGCGTAGGTTCCCTTGAGGAGTAATAACATTCTGTTGTTGAAGAGGGTGGAAATTACGGGAAGTTTGGTTTCCTCACCTAAATCCAATCCTTGTTTGCAGTTTAGGAAGATTGAAAGATTAATAATAAGAATAAGGACTGATAAATACTTGTGATTCATAAATCAAAACAACACTCCAACGGTTAGACCGAAATAGAAAAAATCTACGTTATGCAAAGTGTAATTGGCTGGGTTTTGCAAACGAGGGTCATCATAAGGACTGGCCAGTGGGTATCTGTACTGGTTGGGAACATCCATATTGGTTTCAAAAATCTTATAATAGTCCAATCGAACCCCAATCCGAATTCTACGGCCAGCAATAAAACTTGCTTCTAACCCAGTAAAGGCGGTTGGGTTCCAACGAGCCGTATCGGAAGGACGAGCAACCACATAAGAGGAGCCTCCGCCCCCTTTGATAAAGAATTGGATGGGAAGCTCAATGGGAATTTTATATGCCAAGGCAGCATAGAGTGGCATAGCAGTGAGAGCTCGTTCGGATCTGGACAAAAATACAGCGTAAGAACCACCCACTTCAGTGTAAAAAATCCAAGGCCAGGGCATTCGTGCGTAAAATCCTCCACCGAGGGTTGTGTCCAAAATGCGAACAGTAGGGGTTCCTGGCATGGGGTTTGCAGCTCCGACCCAACCCCCAATTTCATAGCGTCGTTTGTTGTATTCCTCTAGGGTTTGTGCGGAAAGAAGACCGGAAAATAGAGTGAGAGCTAAAAAAAGGCTAAGGAAGAGTGATTTTATACAATTCATGAATTTCCGGATAATCTTCGTAATATGCGCGGACAAAATAGAGTCCATCCGGCGGGAGGGTGGTCCCTGCTGTCGAACGGTTCTTCTCTTCCAAAATGGAGCCGATGGATCTAGAATTCCAACGTCCCTTCCCAATGTCCAGTAAAGTTCCTACCGTAATACGAACCATATTATGCATAAATCCATTGGCACGGATCCGGATTTGAATCCAATCTGGTGTCAATCGTTCCAAACGGATGTCAAAGATTTCACGAACTGCTCTTTTGCCTGCCATAGATTTTGCTTTCGTTAAGGAACGAAAATCCTTTTCTCCAATTAGGGTCGTGAGTTGGTTTTCTACAAAATCCCAGTCCACATGATGTTTGACCCAAAAAGCACGCCCTTCGACAAAACTACTTTCATATTTATTATAATAAATTTTGTAAATATACTCTCTGCCTGTGCAACTGAACCGTGAATGAAACTCTAAAGGAACCTCAACGACGTTTTTAACAGAAACACCCTTAGGAGTCAGTGCATTGATGGAAACAAGAAGTTTATGAAAATTAGGAATGGGAAATTCTGTTTTAAAATTACAGACCATTCCAAGGCCATGGACACCTGTATCGGTTCTCCCGGCAACTGACAAACGTGAGGCGGGATTTTTGTTTAATATGATGGCAAGAGCTGATTCAATTGCCGATTGGACTGTTGGTAAGTTTTTTTGTTTTTGCCATCCGTAAAAATGAGTGCCGTCGTATTCGACGAGAAGAGCGTAGTTGGGCAAACCCTTACTTCTCGCCGCCCATCGCTTCTAGAATGGCATTATATTCGTCATACAATTCGCGTGTCATTTCTACAATAGGACCTGGTTTTCCCTTGGATGCTTTTCCTGAACCATAAAGTCTTGCAAGTGTGCGTTTTGCGCGAGATAAAAGTAAAACTTGGTCTTCTGGTTTGGGAGCCATCTGGTCTTTGAATTTTTTAGTGAGAAATGCATTCAAATAAATTACACCATCGAATCCCCAGTTGTTGTCGGTGTCGGGACCGAGCATTCCCGCAGCTTGGTCAACGGGTTCGTTTCCATTCTGCATCAGTTCTAATGTATAACCATAGATGACAGCTGCTTTTTGGTAGAGTAAGTCTCTGATTTTATCATAACCAATATGTGGAAATTCATCATGAAGATCAGAAAAATACCAAGCGGCTCGGATAGCACAAACT
This genomic window from Leptospira brenneri contains:
- a CDS encoding FecR domain-containing protein; the encoded protein is MNLDKRDRLVLFTLLGVAFLFSILFYLDLNRKIGIGDREVVGTIFFKNNIVQRKFEDEVIWEKLENNSPLTNKDTIRSEAFSDALIRLKDGTEINIDENSMFNLDLTGEEPNLEFTQGSLEVKKDDSKPNQLKITSSGSEINVDSGNVKIEKSKERELSLFVEKGKTTVKQKDGKSLAVEEGKKAEFKKTGIEIKKIPVVLVAPTSQKLFYTEPDDVSVHFQWKLEPGYKDSNLEISRSPNFQMTLINEKVEGTQTSFRLKEGTFYWRLKVKNKQGTDFEFSEINKFFVTKLESFQGESPEQGAVFPFVQTFPLVTLTWSKLTTANSYKLVLSNSPKLTNPIKQLETTANQISYDDLKEGTYYWKVIAKSSFPDTKDRESQVLSFIIKKQNSIPAPKWLRPTNESEISADEIKQNQAILIWDGNAELKSYQLKIANDPKMKNIVFSEETSSNFLLPNWNELGKGNFYASLVGKSKEGKETETSTILSFTVVDKKKKQEPIEEPNENKQEPKLEMMSPNGTIVQMKGKNSLDFQWKVSGTTPDKYDLVLYQHIADKKSAIYKITTKESKHSLKDLGILDEGTFSWDLSVYKDSNLLLSRKGSFILALDQFKSLKPSDIEFISPKRLYKEKR
- a CDS encoding adenylate/guanylate cyclase domain-containing protein, whose product is MKTILLKLRSLFSKDSLSHGELQFPIRYKLLLITSIVLLVSMSGIIFLASYFFRKDSEVRVKENNIKINEILSLKVKSDLHSMKQDVHITASAILRNPNSSNAIAKELFEEDQNFLLIGAYDVSLNPKFEALNDEFLQKYDYQKAEVRTLLKNIQPKLKKSFSGTTVIWNASPYFRHPILCLSFPLSESKDTHTILVTLIKLDSLLDAFQTSGPVETFLVSEDGSVLAHPDAKVVLSGINLNDLPIVERMKKSTVDNGQFRYESKDGVSYLGSFKKLGLGGVGVISQVREAKIFEEVNNIQKRNVYILIVSLALSFIVVYIFAKSLSTPILKLVDASEEIRRGNYHIELHATTHDEIGTLTKSFVSMGRGLEEREKLKDSFGRFVNQDIAELAAKGKLSIGGQRKYCTIFFSDIRSFTSISEKLQPEEVVEFLNQYMTEMVKCVQETGGTVDKFIGDAIMATWGALRDHRQHAKATVDAALRMRDRLIEFNQGRGSVKKPIIQIGCGINTGYVIAGQIGSSDKMEYTVIGDSVNLASRVESLNKETQTDILITDTTYQEIKSDYHVISMGEIELKGKSKAQKVYAVLGRKSDPDCPKSLSELQKLVGITAVKKGKK
- a CDS encoding LIC11270 family surface protein, with amino-acid sequence MNHKYLSVLILIINLSIFLNCKQGLDLGEETKLPVISTLFNNRMLLLLKGTYATDNPLDWSELNNGTGDLYVDAQGEGLDPIMTLVNQPKAGNMPIFLDIGEVRISSKFEKGFNELTQIRDTIDSNRFWDFIAPNRQVFCTVTYSFDNNTCTESNGIMKAYDFFNGIGAQFPSNDPSSETVGGVASALTTGRYWFGREYYYAGIYFRSLVTGYALDAGAPISSRFDNRPLINALNIVPRNNYVAGTTSSAKSTIVPKMFPALYSQLFTQAIQSDMMIRDGFDPYILEVRINLKENLMLHSYLSTRGTPVTYVGVSDIFYDHNGEGDAGGNILTRARIIYPETASSLTISGGGNSLLHYYGIFRYHEEEFINVLPLAATPAKQDAKIKYLNPGTYRAVCLGDLTKQDGYPDTVVRQTTFTIPEYPFRQTYNVDLACP
- the truA gene encoding tRNA pseudouridine(38-40) synthase TruA; this translates as MPNYALLVEYDGTHFYGWQKQKNLPTVQSAIESALAIILNKNPASRLSVAGRTDTGVHGLGMVCNFKTEFPIPNFHKLLVSINALTPKGVSVKNVVEVPLEFHSRFSCTGREYIYKIYYNKYESSFVEGRAFWVKHHVDWDFVENQLTTLIGEKDFRSLTKAKSMAGKRAVREIFDIRLERLTPDWIQIRIRANGFMHNMVRITVGTLLDIGKGRWNSRSIGSILEEKNRSTAGTTLPPDGLYFVRAYYEDYPEIHELYKITLP